In Phacochoerus africanus isolate WHEZ1 chromosome 1, ROS_Pafr_v1, whole genome shotgun sequence, the following are encoded in one genomic region:
- the SGO1 gene encoding shugoshin 1 has translation MAKERCLKKSFQDSLEDIKKRMKEKRNKNLAEIGKRKSLIAAPCQIITNTSTLLRNYQDNNRMLVLALENEKSKVREAQDIILQLRRECYYLTCQLYTLRGKLTSQQTEEPAQDQEVCPSGLDPNSDNNTGDLIVTDLPQVPLQDADFSRQGESFQTEEQTLTISQDRLRFDLDSGEDKSADHILPRTVSLRRSLKKHVNAPSQFDALDDFGISYLSKQSLELERIGFVDPLANVRILENVGQNVCQWTKDAINSSPKLIHPGQSTKTKEDILDKSEQTKSKHGDAQRRKREEKRKANRRKSKSVSKYKGSKSENKKTVSKKQLEKSVTSNDAYNFNSEEGVHLTPFRQKMSNDSKREENSYESEVSTCESSGSGDDSDDLYLPTCKYSQDLTGEAHRSPVTRPRSKRALKPKDEKETKGPKPTKSPTSALPETHQSSHFSLKDITNVPLNPAAKTRKLSLSPKNKVESPPLSLRKRRCTASVNYKEPTLASKLRRGDPFTDLCFLNSPIFKQKRDSRRSSKKKNMKQIQ, from the exons ATGGCCAAGGAAAGATGCCTTAAAAAGTCCTTTCAAGATAGTCTTGAAGACATAAAGAAacgaatgaaagagaaaaggaataaaaacttaGCAGAGATTGGCAAACGAAAGTCTTTGATAGCTGCACCATGCCAAATAATCA CCAACACTTCTACACTGCTAAGAAACTACCAAGACAACAACAGAATGTTGGTTTTagctttggaaaatgaaaaatctaaaGTGAGAGAAGCCCAGGATATCATCTTACAACTGAGGAGAGAGTGTTACTACCTTACCTGTCAGCTGTACACACTGAGAGGAAAACTTACTTCACAACAGACGGAAGAACCTGCTCAG GACCAGGAAGTATGTCCCTCTGGACTGGACCCCAATAGTGACAACAACACCGGGGATTTGATTGTGACAGATTTACC GCAAGTTCCTCTTCAGGACGCTGACTTTTCAAGACAAGGAGAATCGTTCCAAACAGAAG agCAAACACTTACTATTTCTCAAGACAGACTAAGATTTGATTTGGATTCAGGTGAAGACAAGTCAGCAGATCATATATTACCTAGAACTGTATCTCTTCGTCGCAGTCTGAAGAAACACGTTAATGCTCCAAGTCAGTTCGATGCCTTGGATGATTTTGGAATCAGTTATTTGTCCAAACAGTCTTTGGAATTGGAAAGAATTGGATTTGTAGACCCACTTGCGAACGTGCGCATACTTGAAAATGTAGGACAAAATGTTTGTCAGTGGACTAAGGATGCAATTAACTCATCACCAAAGCTAATTCACCCAGGACAATCTACTAaaacaaaagaagacattttagaTAAATCTGAACAAACTAAAAGTAAGCACGGAGAtgctcaaagaagaaaaagagaagagaaaagaaaagctaacCGGAGAAAATCAAAATCTGTGTCAAAGTATAAAGGtagcaaaagtgaaaataaaaaaactgttTCCAAAAAACAGTTGGAAAAATCTGTCACCTCCAATGATGCTTACAATTTTAATTCGGAAGAGGGTGTTCATCTCACTCCTTTCCGACAAAAAATGAGCAATGAttccaaaagagaagaaaacagctaTGAATCTGAAGTCAGCACCTGTGAATCAAGTGGTTCAGGAGATGATTCTGATGACCTCTATTTGCCCACGTGCAAGTACAGTCAAGATCTCACTGGTGAAGCACATAGGAGTCCAGTCACCAGGCCTCGATCTAAAAGAGCACTGAAACCTAAGGATGAGAAGGAGACAAAAGGTCCTAAGCCAACAAAATCTCCCACTA GCGCACTACCTGAAACTCACCAGTCATCTCACTTTAGCCTGAAGGACATCACCAATGTCCCCTTGAATCCTGCAGCGAAAACCAGaaaactttctctttctccaaaaaataaagtagaaagcCCACCATTGTCTCTGCGTAAGCGTAGGTGCACAGCCAGTGTGAACTATAAGGAACCCACGCTCGCTTC GAAACTGAGAAGAGGGGACCCTTTTACAGATTTGTGTTTCTTGAATTCGCCTATTTTCAAGCAGAAAAGGGATTCCAGAcgcagttctaaaaaaaaaaatatgaagcaaataCAATGA